In one window of Tachypleus tridentatus isolate NWPU-2018 chromosome 2, ASM421037v1, whole genome shotgun sequence DNA:
- the LOC143237871 gene encoding OTU domain-containing protein 7B-like isoform X1, translated as MMACIMCVSYPSNRTERNNSLTGRSSCRMDVILSEFITRTSAEPGLARDLLDAHEWDLQTALSAFYSMKGIPVPSENVPLNTSSQTFSKNTSCKVADLSTNDHSTPVKETHGLSPASKPKTEGSNVTEVDVSHKTLARGISRATNNVNLVSRARSEFAQDFETANSKDHLPQASLEIPVCTFTLPDLSVHPEDFRRFLEKDLIETSTLVSLEQSGRLNWWAKQGTLQHLWPLATTGDGNCLLHAASLGMWGFHDRLLTLRKALHALLTHSQFTQAFYRRWRWQTALQNKESGLVYCEQEWKKEWQTLLKMASPEPRPSNKETSLESERILDVVPEEEVLSHVYESLEEIHIFALAHVLRRAVIVISDTMLKDAKGEPFAPISFGGIYLPLELLAADCNKSPLCLAYDAAHFSALVAMETETRAEKKLRIPAVIPLSDSQYSLLPIQFAVDPGTEVKWGSDENDPWVTSKFTLTEKDKVTLLSMYLDIMDIPLSLIQVQSQQEGKLTESINVINGFCEDNQEPPYGSSESDETLPDSSSNSSQPKIKAAKHLQTVAKQLGRNMSKKFKKNFGGISRKSGSFKGSSVAGDTATSLVKTTSQTISTDLSLERNNFLLAAVLHTDMQHVYQEEMIRNYLNSARAWFLQEKEHKSADLPDTELPDADTASFLCVNSGCSMYGTAETCYLCSVCYVKQKRHETQHSGKDGPDKT; from the exons atgatGGCGTGTATCATGTGTGTTAGCTATCCTAGCAATAGGACAGAACGTAACAACTCATTAACAGGAAG GTCATCATGCAGAATGGATGTAATCTTGTCAGAGTTCATAACTCGGACATCTGCTGAGCCAGGACTAGCCAGGGACCTTCTAGATG ctCATGAGTGGGACTTACAAACAGCTCTCTCAGCTTTCTACTCCATGAAGGGAATACCTGTACCATCAGAAAATGTTCCTTTGAATACAagttcccaaacattttcaaaaaacacCTCATGTAAAGTAGCTGACCTTTCAACGAATGATCATTCAACACCCGTTAAAGAAACACACGGGTTGAGTCCTGCAAGCAAACCTAAGACTGAAGGTTCAAATGTGACTGAAGTAGATGTTTCAC ACAAGACATTAGCCAGAGGTATTTCCAGGGCAACTAACAATGTAAATCTTGTGTCCCGAGCAAGAAGTGAGTTTGCTCAAGACTTTGAAACTGCTAATAGCAAGGATCACCTACCCCAAGCTTCACTGGAAATACCAGTATGTACTTTTACTCTCCCTGACTTGTCGGTGCACCCAGAAGACTTTCGCAGGTTTCTTGAGAAAGACTTGATTGAAACATCCACTTTAGTCTCATTAGAACAAAGTG GGAGATTGAACTGGTGGGCTAAACAAGGCACTTTACAACATCTGTGGCCTCTTGCAACCACTGGTGATGGAAACTGTCTCCTACATGCAGCATCCCTTG GAATGTGGGGGTTTCACGATCGACTTCTGACCCTAAGAAAAGCTTTGCATGCCTTATTGACTCATAGCCAATTTACCCAAGCTTTTTACAGAAGGTGGCGATGGCAAACAGCACTTCAAAACAAAGAG TCCGGTCTAGTCTACTGTGAACAAGAGTGGAAGAAAGAGTGGCAGACTCTTCTAAAGATGGCGTCTCCGGAACCTCGACCCAGTAACAAAGAAACGAGCTTGGAGAGTGAACG CATCTTAGATGTTGTGCCAGAAGAGGAAGTTTTGTCCCACGTCTATGAAAGCTTAGAAGAGATACACATCTTCGCGTTAGCTCACGTCTTGCGGAGAGCAGTCATTGTTATATCGGACACGATGCTGAAAGATGCTAAAGGAGAACCTTTTGCACCGATCTCCTTCGGTGGGATTTATCTTCCACTAGAACTGCTGGCGGCCGACTGCAACAAGTCTCCACTGTGTCTTGCATACGATGCTGCACATTTCTCTGCCTTGGTTGCCATGGAGACTGAAACACGTGCCGAAAAGAAATTAAGGATACCAG CCGTCATCCCACTGTCTGATTCTCAGTACTCGCTCCTTCCTATTCAGTTTGCTGTAGACCCAGGAACAGAGGTCAAGTGGGGTAGTGACGAGAATGATCCGTGGGTCACATCAAAGTTCACCCTAACAGAGAAAGACAAGGTTACTTTACTCAGTATGTATTTGGATATTATGGATATTCCTCTCTCCTTAATTCAGGTACAATCTCAGCAGGAAGGAAAGCTAACTGAaagtattaatgtaattaatggATTTTGTGAAGACAATCAGGAACCTCCTTATGGTAGTTCTGAATCTGATGAAACATTGCCTGATTCAAGTAGTAATTCATCTCAGCCTAAAATCAAAGCTGCCAAACACTTGCAAACTGTCGCCAAACAGTTGGGTAGAAATATGAGcaaaaagtttaagaaaaattTTGGCGGGATTTCTCGAAAGAGTGGATCGTTCAAAGGATCTTCTGTGGCAGGTGATACTGCAACGTCTCTGGTAAAGACTACTTCCCAAACAATCTCAACTGACTTATCACTGGAAAGGAACAACTTTCTTCTTGCTGCTGTTCTTCACACGGACATGCAGCACGTGTATCAAGAGGAAATGATCCGTAACTATTTAAACTCCGCCAGAGCGTGGTTCTTGCAAGAAAAGGAACATAAGTCAGCTGATTTACCTGACACGGAGCTTCCTGATGCAGACACTGCTTCTTTCCTTTGTGTAAACTCTGGATGTTCTATGTATGGTACAGCTGAAACCTGTTATCTGTgctcagtgtgttatgtgaaacAAAAAAGGCACGAAACTCAGCACTCTGGTAAAGATGGTCCTGATAAGAcatag
- the LOC143237871 gene encoding OTU domain-containing protein 7B-like isoform X2 — MDVILSEFITRTSAEPGLARDLLDAHEWDLQTALSAFYSMKGIPVPSENVPLNTSSQTFSKNTSCKVADLSTNDHSTPVKETHGLSPASKPKTEGSNVTEVDVSHKTLARGISRATNNVNLVSRARSEFAQDFETANSKDHLPQASLEIPVCTFTLPDLSVHPEDFRRFLEKDLIETSTLVSLEQSGRLNWWAKQGTLQHLWPLATTGDGNCLLHAASLGMWGFHDRLLTLRKALHALLTHSQFTQAFYRRWRWQTALQNKESGLVYCEQEWKKEWQTLLKMASPEPRPSNKETSLESERILDVVPEEEVLSHVYESLEEIHIFALAHVLRRAVIVISDTMLKDAKGEPFAPISFGGIYLPLELLAADCNKSPLCLAYDAAHFSALVAMETETRAEKKLRIPAVIPLSDSQYSLLPIQFAVDPGTEVKWGSDENDPWVTSKFTLTEKDKVTLLSMYLDIMDIPLSLIQVQSQQEGKLTESINVINGFCEDNQEPPYGSSESDETLPDSSSNSSQPKIKAAKHLQTVAKQLGRNMSKKFKKNFGGISRKSGSFKGSSVAGDTATSLVKTTSQTISTDLSLERNNFLLAAVLHTDMQHVYQEEMIRNYLNSARAWFLQEKEHKSADLPDTELPDADTASFLCVNSGCSMYGTAETCYLCSVCYVKQKRHETQHSGKDGPDKT, encoded by the exons ATGGATGTAATCTTGTCAGAGTTCATAACTCGGACATCTGCTGAGCCAGGACTAGCCAGGGACCTTCTAGATG ctCATGAGTGGGACTTACAAACAGCTCTCTCAGCTTTCTACTCCATGAAGGGAATACCTGTACCATCAGAAAATGTTCCTTTGAATACAagttcccaaacattttcaaaaaacacCTCATGTAAAGTAGCTGACCTTTCAACGAATGATCATTCAACACCCGTTAAAGAAACACACGGGTTGAGTCCTGCAAGCAAACCTAAGACTGAAGGTTCAAATGTGACTGAAGTAGATGTTTCAC ACAAGACATTAGCCAGAGGTATTTCCAGGGCAACTAACAATGTAAATCTTGTGTCCCGAGCAAGAAGTGAGTTTGCTCAAGACTTTGAAACTGCTAATAGCAAGGATCACCTACCCCAAGCTTCACTGGAAATACCAGTATGTACTTTTACTCTCCCTGACTTGTCGGTGCACCCAGAAGACTTTCGCAGGTTTCTTGAGAAAGACTTGATTGAAACATCCACTTTAGTCTCATTAGAACAAAGTG GGAGATTGAACTGGTGGGCTAAACAAGGCACTTTACAACATCTGTGGCCTCTTGCAACCACTGGTGATGGAAACTGTCTCCTACATGCAGCATCCCTTG GAATGTGGGGGTTTCACGATCGACTTCTGACCCTAAGAAAAGCTTTGCATGCCTTATTGACTCATAGCCAATTTACCCAAGCTTTTTACAGAAGGTGGCGATGGCAAACAGCACTTCAAAACAAAGAG TCCGGTCTAGTCTACTGTGAACAAGAGTGGAAGAAAGAGTGGCAGACTCTTCTAAAGATGGCGTCTCCGGAACCTCGACCCAGTAACAAAGAAACGAGCTTGGAGAGTGAACG CATCTTAGATGTTGTGCCAGAAGAGGAAGTTTTGTCCCACGTCTATGAAAGCTTAGAAGAGATACACATCTTCGCGTTAGCTCACGTCTTGCGGAGAGCAGTCATTGTTATATCGGACACGATGCTGAAAGATGCTAAAGGAGAACCTTTTGCACCGATCTCCTTCGGTGGGATTTATCTTCCACTAGAACTGCTGGCGGCCGACTGCAACAAGTCTCCACTGTGTCTTGCATACGATGCTGCACATTTCTCTGCCTTGGTTGCCATGGAGACTGAAACACGTGCCGAAAAGAAATTAAGGATACCAG CCGTCATCCCACTGTCTGATTCTCAGTACTCGCTCCTTCCTATTCAGTTTGCTGTAGACCCAGGAACAGAGGTCAAGTGGGGTAGTGACGAGAATGATCCGTGGGTCACATCAAAGTTCACCCTAACAGAGAAAGACAAGGTTACTTTACTCAGTATGTATTTGGATATTATGGATATTCCTCTCTCCTTAATTCAGGTACAATCTCAGCAGGAAGGAAAGCTAACTGAaagtattaatgtaattaatggATTTTGTGAAGACAATCAGGAACCTCCTTATGGTAGTTCTGAATCTGATGAAACATTGCCTGATTCAAGTAGTAATTCATCTCAGCCTAAAATCAAAGCTGCCAAACACTTGCAAACTGTCGCCAAACAGTTGGGTAGAAATATGAGcaaaaagtttaagaaaaattTTGGCGGGATTTCTCGAAAGAGTGGATCGTTCAAAGGATCTTCTGTGGCAGGTGATACTGCAACGTCTCTGGTAAAGACTACTTCCCAAACAATCTCAACTGACTTATCACTGGAAAGGAACAACTTTCTTCTTGCTGCTGTTCTTCACACGGACATGCAGCACGTGTATCAAGAGGAAATGATCCGTAACTATTTAAACTCCGCCAGAGCGTGGTTCTTGCAAGAAAAGGAACATAAGTCAGCTGATTTACCTGACACGGAGCTTCCTGATGCAGACACTGCTTCTTTCCTTTGTGTAAACTCTGGATGTTCTATGTATGGTACAGCTGAAACCTGTTATCTGTgctcagtgtgttatgtgaaacAAAAAAGGCACGAAACTCAGCACTCTGGTAAAGATGGTCCTGATAAGAcatag